One window from the genome of Hyphomonas neptunium ATCC 15444 encodes:
- a CDS encoding SDR family oxidoreductase codes for MEKWTLENIPSQSGRSAVVTGTGGLGFEDALALARAGAEVVIAGRNSEKGAAAVTAIRKLVPSARVRFGLVDLANLSSVSAFAAEIAWERTSLDLLINNAAVMNPPARRTTRDGFELQLGTNFLGHFALTAHLLPLLKRGAAPRIVTVSSVAARQGAINFDDLQATRTYHPMTVYSQSKLACLMFALELSRRSRAGGWGVASLAAHPGVTRTDLIVNGAGPSSLNGRIRRFLPFLFQPAWQGALPTLYAATDPEARDGAYYGPGGPGGIRGYPAEERPPKHALDEAVAARLWNVSVGLTDAKFL; via the coding sequence ATGGAAAAATGGACGCTTGAGAATATCCCATCGCAATCCGGTCGCTCCGCGGTTGTTACCGGCACGGGCGGACTTGGTTTCGAGGATGCGTTGGCTCTTGCGCGCGCCGGCGCTGAGGTCGTGATCGCAGGACGCAATTCTGAAAAGGGCGCTGCGGCGGTTACCGCGATCCGGAAGCTCGTTCCGAGCGCCCGGGTACGGTTTGGCCTGGTCGATCTGGCAAACCTGTCATCCGTCTCCGCCTTTGCTGCAGAAATCGCATGGGAGCGGACCAGCCTTGACCTGCTGATCAACAATGCGGCCGTGATGAATCCGCCCGCGCGGCGCACGACCCGTGACGGGTTCGAGCTGCAGCTTGGAACCAACTTTCTTGGTCATTTTGCGCTGACAGCGCACCTGTTGCCGCTCCTGAAGCGCGGCGCGGCGCCGCGGATCGTAACCGTCAGCAGCGTCGCCGCGCGACAGGGCGCGATCAATTTCGATGACCTGCAGGCGACGCGCACCTACCATCCGATGACGGTCTACAGCCAGTCAAAGCTCGCCTGTCTGATGTTTGCCCTCGAACTGAGCCGGCGCAGCCGGGCGGGAGGTTGGGGTGTCGCCAGTCTTGCCGCGCATCCGGGCGTTACCCGGACAGATCTCATCGTGAATGGCGCGGGGCCATCGAGCCTCAATGGCAGAATTCGGCGCTTCCTGCCATTCCTGTTTCAGCCCGCATGGCAGGGGGCGTTGCCGACGCTGTACGCGGCGACCGATCCCGAAGCGCGCGACGGTGCCTATTACGGACCCGGCGGACCCGGTGGAATACGGGGCTATCCGGCGGAGGAAAGGCCGCCCAAACACGCACTGGACGAAGCCGTCGCGGCCCGCCTCTGGAATGTATCGGTCGGGTTGACGGACGCCAAATTCCTATAA
- a CDS encoding MarR family winged helix-turn-helix transcriptional regulator, with protein sequence MHRDLIGAWNKRCYFAGRAAIETALRPYDLGSVQWYVLFHLVHSGPMMQRDLVRFLQVERATLSGIIASLLAKGLITQAQDKTDQRQKRLRLTRAGKKLWTTLPDLSFIRTLAFDGIDDADLATAVRVLQTATEQLEAYSKKGTMK encoded by the coding sequence TTGCACCGCGACCTGATCGGTGCCTGGAACAAGCGCTGCTATTTCGCGGGGCGCGCGGCGATAGAGACCGCCCTGCGCCCTTATGACCTGGGCTCCGTCCAGTGGTATGTGCTGTTCCATCTCGTTCATTCCGGTCCGATGATGCAGCGGGATCTGGTCCGATTTCTTCAGGTCGAACGCGCCACCCTGAGCGGCATTATCGCATCGCTTTTGGCAAAGGGGCTTATCACTCAGGCCCAGGACAAGACCGATCAGCGCCAGAAGCGCCTGCGTCTGACGCGGGCTGGCAAAAAGCTCTGGACCACGCTGCCGGATCTTTCGTTTATCCGTACGCTTGCGTTCGACGGCATCGACGATGCGGACCTCGCGACCGCGGTCAGGGTGTTGCAAACCGCGACGGAACAGCTCGAAGCCTATTCGAAGAAAGGAACCATGAAATGA
- a CDS encoding NAD-dependent epimerase/dehydratase family protein, which produces MTVLVTGATGLVGARLLPRLSDAGVNCRALLRSGSKAPAGAEAVEADLLNPESLPKAVAGVSAIIHLAAVFRTADEDLIWKSNLEGTRNLIAAAEAHAPDARFILASTSNVYDADTVRPGCEDDAAEPRQAYPASKLAAEQALQESGLTWSIHRFGFVYGDRDGHLEELPRLVANFKMHPAQRMSLVHHRDIATAMTLALTGAMDGLIVNIADDAPTTLYELVGIAGGTMETSSDPLDQPWRLHVNASRARKLGFRPTVRSVHQAVEEDLL; this is translated from the coding sequence ATGACGGTATTGGTAACCGGCGCGACCGGGCTCGTGGGAGCCCGGCTTCTTCCCCGCCTTTCAGACGCCGGCGTTAACTGCCGCGCGCTCCTGCGCAGCGGGAGCAAGGCGCCAGCCGGCGCGGAGGCGGTCGAGGCCGACCTGCTCAATCCCGAATCCCTCCCCAAAGCGGTAGCGGGCGTATCGGCGATCATTCACCTCGCGGCGGTGTTTCGTACGGCAGACGAAGACCTGATCTGGAAAAGCAATCTTGAGGGCACACGCAACCTGATCGCCGCCGCCGAGGCGCATGCGCCGGATGCCCGCTTCATTCTCGCAAGCACGTCCAATGTCTACGATGCCGACACTGTCCGTCCGGGCTGCGAAGATGATGCCGCGGAGCCCCGGCAGGCCTATCCGGCAAGCAAACTCGCGGCTGAACAGGCATTGCAGGAAAGCGGGCTGACCTGGTCGATTCATCGTTTCGGTTTCGTCTACGGCGACCGGGATGGGCATCTTGAGGAATTGCCCAGATTGGTGGCCAACTTCAAAATGCACCCGGCGCAGCGCATGAGCCTCGTCCATCACCGCGACATTGCAACCGCGATGACGCTTGCCCTTACGGGCGCGATGGACGGTCTTATCGTCAACATCGCGGACGATGCCCCAACGACACTTTATGAACTGGTGGGTATCGCTGGCGGAACAATGGAGACGTCCTCAGACCCTCTCGACCAACCGTGGCGTCTACACGTGAACGCGTCACGCGCACGCAAACTCGGTTTCCGGCCGACCGTAAGATCCGTGCACCAGGCGGTTGAGGAAGACCTCTTGTAG
- a CDS encoding DoxX family protein translates to MKEHKLSGPSTDPALLIPSLGPLYDRATPISYALLRIAFGLTILTHGIPKILNRPHGSMADPMAGTTHLIETALHLPFAPQLAFFVALLETFGAAAVALGAATRLLAPMLAVQMAFICVAIGPTYPWIDRGIEYPVILGFIALLISFQGGGRWSVDSWIGKAL, encoded by the coding sequence TTGAAAGAACACAAGCTATCGGGCCCGTCGACAGATCCCGCCTTGTTGATTCCCTCGCTCGGGCCACTTTATGACCGGGCGACACCTATAAGCTATGCGCTGCTGCGGATTGCCTTCGGTCTGACGATCCTGACCCACGGTATTCCGAAGATCTTGAACAGACCCCATGGCTCAATGGCCGATCCTATGGCGGGCACGACGCACCTCATCGAAACCGCGCTTCACCTGCCGTTTGCGCCGCAGCTGGCATTCTTCGTGGCGCTGCTGGAGACATTTGGCGCTGCCGCGGTGGCGTTAGGCGCGGCGACGCGCCTGCTTGCGCCGATGTTGGCCGTGCAGATGGCGTTCATTTGTGTCGCGATCGGACCGACGTATCCGTGGATCGACCGCGGGATCGAGTACCCAGTCATCCTCGGATTCATCGCTCTGCTGATCTCTTTCCAGGGCGGGGGCCGTTGGTCTGTCGATTCCTGGATCGGAAAGGCATTGTGA
- a CDS encoding SDR family NAD(P)-dependent oxidoreductase — MTSPQDYRQTPPEPDHRGGGLSRRSLLGMAAIGTTIAAVGIGGTRLWTGSSEIPDWTYKDIPPQNGRRVLVTGANGYPEEDRSGLGYHIALGLARAGADVIIASRNQTRGEEAIRRIGAESPAGRVRFETLDLADLKSVKDFTARMQASGNGLDLLVNNAGTMGTLERQESIDGFERVFATNAIGPFALTAGLLPLLRNGNAPRIVWMCSGRSAFGALDLDDLQQENAYEYASAYNDSKQAHLIAALECERRSRAHGWGVVSIAAHPGVARTSLILDGPGLDSAEGWRRRNMPFMFQDAAQGALPALYAAVSSQAAGGAYYGPKGLMGIRGLPGVSQVPDNSRDPQLATTVWETLEQLGTVSLR, encoded by the coding sequence ATGACATCGCCCCAAGATTACCGGCAAACCCCGCCGGAGCCTGATCACCGTGGCGGAGGGCTCTCACGTCGCTCCCTCCTGGGAATGGCCGCCATCGGGACAACAATCGCTGCGGTTGGTATCGGTGGGACCCGGCTCTGGACCGGATCATCGGAGATCCCCGACTGGACGTATAAGGACATCCCGCCTCAGAACGGGCGCCGTGTGCTCGTGACCGGTGCCAATGGGTATCCGGAGGAAGATCGCAGCGGGCTGGGCTACCATATCGCGCTCGGTCTGGCGCGCGCGGGCGCCGACGTGATTATTGCTTCGCGCAATCAGACGCGCGGTGAAGAAGCGATCCGCAGGATCGGCGCCGAAAGTCCCGCCGGAAGGGTTCGGTTCGAGACGCTCGATCTCGCCGACCTTAAATCCGTCAAGGACTTCACGGCTCGGATGCAGGCATCGGGCAACGGCCTCGACCTTTTGGTCAATAATGCCGGCACGATGGGAACACTGGAGCGTCAGGAGAGCATCGACGGGTTTGAGCGGGTTTTCGCGACCAACGCGATCGGCCCTTTCGCCCTCACCGCCGGATTGCTGCCGCTTCTCCGCAACGGCAACGCCCCCCGGATTGTCTGGATGTGTAGCGGGCGCAGTGCCTTCGGCGCGCTCGACCTTGACGATTTGCAGCAGGAAAACGCCTATGAGTATGCGAGCGCTTACAACGACTCCAAGCAGGCGCACCTTATCGCGGCCCTTGAATGCGAACGCCGCAGTCGTGCCCATGGCTGGGGCGTTGTCAGTATTGCAGCGCATCCGGGCGTGGCGCGCACAAGTCTCATTCTGGATGGGCCGGGGCTCGACAGCGCGGAAGGGTGGCGCCGCCGGAACATGCCCTTCATGTTTCAGGATGCCGCCCAGGGCGCGCTTCCGGCGCTCTACGCGGCTGTTTCGTCGCAAGCAGCGGGCGGGGCCTATTACGGGCCTAAGGGCCTCATGGGGATCAGAGGACTGCCGGGCGTGTCGCAGGTTCCGGACAATTCCCGCGATCCGCAACTTGCCACGACCGTTTGGGAAACTCTCGAGCAGTTAGGGACTGTTTCCTTGCGCTGA
- a CDS encoding YkgJ family cysteine cluster protein, with the protein MMPTGVIPEIRQEIALIGQQTRDLATRYEQVFVNLRQALQAALAQAAGAAQRARIAMTIADAAASAISENFPNQPLRACAAGCGACCHLYVMVPPGVAEAVAAHVLRRLDAKGLAGLRLDLERAAAAAGALTDPSRLKHRCPLLGDDNLCTVYDARPPACRAFTSHSAAACRSLAFDPEGPVTAIPQSASHFRVYQEATGALQRAARAGGQPSAQTGLAAALLVALPEQA; encoded by the coding sequence ATGATGCCCACGGGTGTTATTCCGGAGATCCGGCAGGAGATCGCGTTGATCGGGCAACAGACCCGTGATCTTGCTACGCGATACGAACAGGTTTTTGTAAATCTCAGGCAGGCGCTTCAGGCGGCGCTGGCGCAAGCCGCCGGGGCCGCCCAGCGGGCACGCATCGCCATGACGATTGCCGACGCTGCCGCGTCCGCAATTTCAGAGAATTTTCCGAACCAGCCGCTTCGCGCGTGCGCGGCAGGATGTGGCGCGTGCTGCCATCTCTATGTGATGGTGCCGCCGGGTGTCGCGGAGGCGGTTGCCGCGCATGTTCTCAGGCGCCTCGATGCAAAAGGGCTGGCGGGGTTGAGGCTGGATCTGGAGCGCGCGGCGGCGGCCGCCGGTGCCCTGACGGATCCCTCGCGCCTGAAACACCGATGCCCGCTGCTAGGCGACGACAATCTGTGCACGGTTTACGATGCGCGTCCCCCCGCGTGCCGCGCCTTCACCTCACACTCTGCCGCTGCCTGCCGGTCGCTCGCCTTCGATCCGGAGGGGCCGGTCACAGCCATCCCTCAGTCTGCGTCGCATTTCCGCGTATATCAGGAAGCGACTGGCGCGCTCCAGCGGGCGGCGCGGGCTGGCGGCCAGCCGTCTGCGCAGACTGGCCTGGCGGCTGCGCTGCTGGTGGCCCTCCCGGAGCAGGCATAA
- a CDS encoding DUF2147 domain-containing protein yields MTLLKSLTVAAIATLAALSVPITGSALAQDVAADDIIGVWETGDGQLKFEMFDAGETYSARILYGARLLEADGRTYKKDTRNPDPALQSRSLEGIVFISGLAWNEDDLRWEDGSLYQAASGRTASARVELDAETMNLRAYRGQPMLGRTITLHRVAP; encoded by the coding sequence ATGACCCTATTGAAGTCCCTCACCGTCGCAGCGATCGCAACCCTTGCGGCTCTGTCCGTTCCCATCACGGGCTCGGCCCTGGCTCAGGATGTCGCTGCCGACGATATTATCGGCGTCTGGGAAACAGGGGATGGCCAACTCAAGTTTGAGATGTTCGACGCTGGCGAAACCTATTCGGCGCGCATCCTGTATGGCGCCCGGCTGCTCGAGGCGGATGGCAGGACTTATAAGAAAGACACACGCAACCCCGACCCTGCGCTGCAATCGCGGTCACTTGAAGGGATTGTCTTTATTTCCGGTCTTGCATGGAATGAGGACGATCTACGCTGGGAAGACGGGAGCCTGTATCAGGCCGCATCTGGCCGGACCGCGTCGGCGCGGGTTGAGCTGGATGCTGAGACTATGAACCTTCGCGCCTATAGGGGGCAGCCCATGCTCGGGCGAACGATAACACTTCACCGGGTCGCGCCCTGA
- a CDS encoding AraC family transcriptional regulator: MSSSLLAAVNAWIETQGGGEGLFPTQIESVHIVRSFEARMPMRQVYRPSLCIALQGAKEILFGDDVFRYGAMECLAVGLDLPASGRVVEASSDVPYIGITLDLDMAILRDVLGYLETLPVPASGSGPCLFVATADQTLADCLQRLIRLLQTPEAIPILYPAIMREICYWLLTSPNGGELRNLALPETNSDRVARVIHLLHANFAQTLRVEQLAETARMSASSFHHHFKALTSMTPLQYQKQLRLLEARRVMVTEAASVAEAAYQVGYESPSQFSREYSRMFGVAPKQDVLNLQRQYKVYADRKVQTA, from the coding sequence GTGTCGTCGTCGCTACTTGCTGCAGTCAATGCCTGGATCGAGACACAGGGCGGGGGCGAGGGCCTGTTTCCGACGCAGATAGAGTCCGTCCACATCGTGCGTTCGTTCGAGGCCCGTATGCCGATGCGGCAGGTGTACCGCCCGTCTCTGTGCATCGCGCTGCAGGGCGCGAAGGAAATCCTGTTCGGCGACGATGTCTTCAGGTACGGCGCCATGGAATGCCTCGCTGTCGGACTGGATCTGCCTGCGAGTGGACGCGTCGTCGAGGCCAGTTCGGATGTCCCTTACATTGGTATAACCCTCGACCTCGACATGGCGATCCTGCGCGACGTGTTGGGATACCTCGAGACGCTCCCCGTGCCAGCGTCCGGATCCGGCCCCTGCCTGTTTGTCGCGACGGCGGACCAGACGCTCGCCGACTGCCTGCAGCGCCTGATCCGGCTGTTGCAGACGCCGGAGGCTATCCCGATCCTTTATCCCGCGATCATGCGCGAGATCTGCTACTGGCTGCTGACAAGCCCGAATGGCGGCGAGTTGCGGAATCTGGCGCTGCCCGAAACCAACAGCGACCGGGTGGCCCGCGTGATCCACTTACTGCATGCCAACTTCGCCCAGACCCTCCGGGTAGAGCAGTTGGCCGAGACGGCCCGCATGAGTGCGTCCTCCTTTCATCATCACTTCAAAGCGCTGACGTCGATGACGCCGCTTCAGTATCAGAAGCAGTTAAGATTGCTTGAGGCCCGGCGGGTGATGGTGACCGAAGCGGCCAGTGTTGCGGAGGCCGCCTATCAGGTGGGCTATGAAAGCCCGTCTCAGTTCAGCCGCGAATATTCCCGAATGTTCGGTGTCGCGCCCAAGCAGGACGTTCTGAATCTGCAACGTCAGTATAAGGTCTATGCCGACCGGAAGGTCCAAACGGCTTAG
- a CDS encoding (2Fe-2S)-binding protein, which produces MPYSLSVNGQVHLVEDEAQTPLLWVLRDTLKMTGTKYGCGVGQCGACTVHVDGQPTRSCSLPLIAVAESEITTIEGMSGAETRAVQDAWVRHDVPQCGFCQSGQIMSAVALLRANPAPDDRDIDTSMSGNICRCGTYNRIRAAIRDAAQSLP; this is translated from the coding sequence ATGCCCTATTCCCTGTCGGTCAATGGCCAGGTCCATCTCGTCGAGGATGAGGCTCAGACGCCCCTTCTTTGGGTGCTGCGCGATACATTAAAGATGACCGGCACAAAATACGGCTGCGGCGTCGGCCAGTGTGGCGCATGTACAGTACATGTTGACGGACAGCCGACGCGGTCGTGTTCCCTGCCGCTGATCGCCGTGGCCGAGTCAGAGATTACCACGATCGAAGGCATGTCCGGGGCGGAAACCAGAGCGGTTCAGGATGCATGGGTCAGACATGACGTCCCCCAATGCGGCTTCTGCCAGTCAGGTCAAATCATGAGCGCGGTTGCACTGCTGCGTGCGAACCCGGCCCCGGACGATCGCGATATCGATACATCGATGAGCGGCAATATCTGCCGGTGCGGTACATATAATCGCATTCGCGCAGCCATCCGCGATGCGGCGCAGTCCCTGCCTTAG
- a CDS encoding xanthine dehydrogenase family protein molybdopterin-binding subunit — protein sequence MTRRRMILGGSLVGGALIVGYGVTHPMQIAGAVLGGDPNPEDSAFGPFIRMAPDGWVTVVNKQQEMGQGIHAGLAAMVAEELDADWDRVRVIDADSNFRAYGAQGTAGSRSVASNWDAMRNAGAAARAMFVSAAARLWTTPQNFIQVRDGIVSDAQSGRSAPFAELLAAAAAETPPRTPILKQPDAYRLIGTDRVRRKDCGPKTTGAHIYTQDIQHPDLLVAMVAHSPRFGGTLARFDASDALQVKGVVDVFAIETGVAVLAENTVSARRGRDALRIEWDDEEAETRSTPDLVREYHEIGSGRTSLRPDILEARGDTAAEFGTDAIEFMIDFPFLAHAPMETMDCVARVDGGSVTITSGSHLPIVDQVQAARAALTFPANVDIEVIQSGGSFGRRGLMSSDYVVECVRIAKRAKARPVKLIWSREDEMASGYYRPMVHHRAWVEIAPDGYPAKWRHHVVSQALVPVGENHQSFEGIAHSPYFSTASVIDGKVFSPRFPVPVSFWRSVGHSHTGMAMEHIVDQLAQRAGRDPADYRRYLYQQANAERHLAVLDMLIRQGDWGQPIDAGWARGIAIHEAFGTVVGQIVEVQIAEGRPRVRRVVAVVDCGIAISPNQIAAQMEGGIAFGLSAALYGAVTLKDGYVQELNFDAYPVVRMNDMPAVETHIIPSTNRPTGMGEPGVPPIAPAVANAILALTGKPTRSLPFPARDS from the coding sequence ATGACGCGCCGCCGGATGATCCTGGGCGGCAGCCTCGTCGGAGGCGCTCTGATCGTCGGCTATGGCGTTACCCACCCGATGCAGATTGCCGGGGCCGTCCTGGGAGGGGACCCAAATCCCGAGGACAGTGCGTTCGGCCCGTTCATCCGGATGGCTCCCGATGGCTGGGTGACCGTCGTCAACAAACAACAGGAGATGGGTCAGGGTATTCATGCTGGCCTGGCCGCGATGGTGGCCGAAGAACTCGACGCGGACTGGGACCGTGTCCGCGTGATTGACGCGGACAGCAATTTCCGGGCGTACGGCGCACAGGGGACGGCAGGCTCCCGATCGGTGGCATCAAACTGGGACGCCATGCGGAATGCCGGCGCCGCCGCCCGCGCCATGTTCGTGAGCGCTGCAGCCCGGCTCTGGACTACGCCACAGAATTTCATCCAGGTCCGGGACGGGATTGTGTCCGACGCTCAATCCGGGCGCAGCGCGCCCTTTGCCGAGCTGCTCGCCGCCGCCGCAGCTGAGACGCCGCCCCGGACACCGATACTCAAACAACCCGACGCCTACCGGTTGATCGGGACAGACCGTGTCCGGCGTAAGGACTGTGGTCCGAAGACAACCGGCGCGCATATCTATACGCAGGATATTCAGCATCCGGATCTTCTTGTCGCGATGGTCGCGCACAGCCCCCGCTTCGGTGGAACACTGGCCCGTTTTGACGCCTCCGATGCCCTTCAGGTCAAGGGGGTCGTTGACGTCTTTGCAATTGAGACTGGCGTTGCCGTGCTGGCTGAGAATACGGTCTCAGCCCGCCGGGGGCGGGATGCGCTGAGAATCGAATGGGACGATGAGGAAGCGGAAACCCGCTCCACACCGGATCTTGTGCGTGAATATCACGAGATTGGATCCGGACGCACCAGCCTGCGCCCCGACATTCTGGAGGCGCGGGGCGACACGGCGGCGGAATTCGGGACGGATGCGATCGAGTTTATGATCGATTTCCCCTTTCTCGCCCATGCCCCTATGGAAACGATGGATTGCGTCGCCCGGGTCGACGGCGGATCCGTGACCATAACGTCCGGCTCACACCTTCCGATCGTCGATCAGGTTCAGGCGGCAAGGGCTGCGCTGACATTTCCGGCCAATGTCGACATTGAAGTCATACAGTCAGGCGGGTCATTCGGACGGCGGGGACTTATGTCCTCAGACTATGTTGTTGAATGCGTGCGCATTGCCAAGCGCGCAAAGGCCCGTCCCGTCAAACTCATATGGTCGCGCGAGGACGAGATGGCATCGGGCTATTATCGCCCGATGGTCCATCACCGGGCCTGGGTTGAGATCGCCCCGGACGGATATCCGGCGAAGTGGCGCCACCATGTTGTCTCCCAGGCGCTGGTCCCGGTGGGTGAAAATCATCAGTCCTTCGAGGGGATTGCGCACTCACCCTATTTTTCAACCGCGTCCGTCATCGACGGCAAGGTCTTCTCCCCCCGGTTTCCGGTTCCGGTGTCCTTCTGGCGTTCGGTCGGTCATTCCCACACCGGCATGGCGATGGAACATATCGTAGATCAGCTCGCGCAACGCGCCGGCCGGGATCCCGCCGACTATCGGCGTTATCTGTATCAGCAGGCAAACGCAGAACGGCATCTCGCGGTCCTGGACATGCTGATCCGCCAGGGCGACTGGGGCCAGCCGATCGACGCCGGATGGGCCAGAGGGATTGCCATCCACGAGGCGTTCGGAACCGTGGTTGGTCAGATCGTGGAAGTTCAGATCGCCGAAGGCCGGCCACGGGTGCGCCGCGTAGTTGCCGTCGTCGATTGCGGGATAGCCATTTCCCCCAATCAGATCGCCGCCCAGATGGAAGGCGGGATTGCATTTGGCCTGTCGGCTGCCCTCTATGGCGCGGTCACACTTAAGGACGGGTATGTTCAGGAGTTAAACTTCGATGCCTATCCGGTGGTTCGGATGAACGATATGCCGGCCGTCGAAACGCATATTATTCCGTCGACGAACCGTCCAACAGGCATGGGGGAACCCGGCGTTCCGCCGATCGCTCCCGCGGTTGCCAACGCCATTCTTGCACTGACAGGAAAACCGACACGGAGCCTGCCATTTCCGGCTCGCGACAGCTAA